The following coding sequences are from one Streptomyces sp. NBC_01485 window:
- the aroC gene encoding chorismate synthase, with protein MSRLRWLTAGESHGPALVATLEGLPAGVPITTDMVADHLARRRLGYGRGARMKFERDEVTFLGGVRHGLTLGSPVAVMVGNTEWPKWEQVMAADPVDPEILAGLARNAPLTRPRPGHADLAGMQKYGFDEARPILERASARETAARVALGAVARSYLKETAGIEIVSHVVELAGAKAPYGVLPTPADVEKLDADPVRCLDADASKAMVAEIDQAHKDGDTLGGVVEVLAYDVPVGLGSHVHWDRRLDARLAAALMGIQAIKGVEVGDGFGLARVPGSKAHDEIVTTPEGIRRATGRSGGTEGGLTTGELLRVRAAMKPIATVPRALQTVDVVTGEATQAHHQRSDVCAVPAAGIVAEAMVALVLADAVAEKFGGDSVPETRRNVRSYLDNLHIR; from the coding sequence CGTTGGCTGACCGCGGGGGAGTCCCACGGTCCCGCACTTGTCGCCACGCTGGAGGGCCTTCCCGCCGGCGTGCCGATCACCACGGACATGGTGGCCGACCACCTGGCGCGGCGGCGGCTCGGCTACGGCCGCGGGGCACGGATGAAGTTCGAGCGCGACGAGGTCACCTTCCTCGGCGGCGTCCGGCACGGCCTCACCCTGGGTTCCCCGGTCGCCGTCATGGTGGGCAACACGGAGTGGCCCAAGTGGGAGCAGGTCATGGCGGCCGACCCGGTCGACCCGGAGATCCTCGCGGGCCTCGCCCGCAACGCCCCGCTGACCCGCCCGCGCCCCGGCCACGCCGACCTCGCCGGGATGCAGAAGTACGGCTTCGACGAGGCCCGGCCCATCCTGGAGCGCGCCTCCGCCCGTGAGACGGCCGCCCGGGTCGCGCTCGGCGCGGTCGCCCGGTCGTACCTGAAGGAGACGGCCGGCATCGAGATCGTCTCCCACGTCGTGGAGCTGGCCGGTGCCAAGGCGCCCTACGGCGTCCTCCCGACCCCGGCCGACGTCGAGAAGCTGGACGCGGACCCGGTGCGCTGCCTGGACGCCGACGCGTCGAAGGCGATGGTCGCGGAGATCGACCAGGCCCACAAGGACGGCGACACCCTCGGCGGCGTCGTCGAGGTGCTGGCGTACGACGTCCCGGTCGGTCTGGGCTCGCACGTGCACTGGGACCGCCGGCTGGACGCCCGGCTCGCCGCCGCCCTGATGGGCATCCAGGCGATCAAGGGCGTCGAGGTCGGCGACGGCTTCGGCCTCGCGCGCGTGCCGGGTTCGAAGGCGCACGACGAGATCGTCACCACGCCCGAGGGCATCAGGCGGGCGACGGGCCGCTCCGGCGGCACCGAGGGCGGTCTGACCACGGGCGAGCTGCTGCGCGTCCGGGCGGCGATGAAGCCGATCGCGACCGTGCCGCGGGCCCTGCAGACGGTGGACGTCGTCACCGGCGAGGCGACCCAGGCGCACCACCAGCGCTCCGACGTGTGCGCGGTCCCGGCCGCCGGGATCGTCGCCGAGGCGATGGTCGCGCTGGTGCTGGCGGACGCGGTGGCGGAGAAGTTCGGCGGCGACAGCGTCCCCGAGACCCGCCGCAACGTGCGGTCGTACCTCGACAACCTGCACATCCGATGA
- a CDS encoding shikimate kinase, producing the protein MSGPLVVLVGPMGVGKSTVGRLLADRLGVGYRDTDDDIVAEQGRSIAEIFVDAGEDVFRAFEKQAVHRALAEHDGVLALGGGSILDADTRGLLAGQRVVYLAMDVEEAVKRTGLNTARPLLAVNPRKQWRELMEARRGLYEGVATAVVATDGRTPEEVAQVALDSLELKEA; encoded by the coding sequence ATGAGCGGGCCGCTGGTCGTCCTGGTCGGCCCGATGGGCGTCGGCAAGTCCACCGTCGGACGGCTGCTGGCCGACCGGCTCGGTGTCGGCTACCGGGACACCGACGACGACATCGTCGCCGAGCAGGGCCGCAGCATCGCGGAGATCTTCGTCGACGCGGGCGAGGACGTCTTCCGCGCCTTCGAGAAGCAGGCGGTGCACCGCGCGCTCGCCGAGCACGACGGCGTCCTGGCGCTCGGCGGCGGCTCGATCCTGGACGCGGACACCCGTGGCCTGCTCGCCGGGCAGCGCGTGGTCTACCTCGCGATGGACGTCGAGGAAGCCGTCAAGCGCACCGGCCTCAACACGGCCCGCCCGCTGCTCGCCGTCAACCCGCGCAAGCAGTGGCGCGAACTGATGGAAGCCCGCCGCGGCCTGTACGAGGGCGTCGCCACGGCCGTGGTCGCGACGGACGGCCGCACACCTGAAGAGGTGGCTCAAGTCGCCCTGGATTCACTGGAGTTGAAGGAAGCATGA